The Kiloniellales bacterium genome includes the window TATCGATTGGTAGCAAAGTCCCCGGCGGGCAGACAGTGACATCTCGGCAAATCGCCGGCCCAAGGGCCTGTTGACATTCACGGCACGCTGCCGCGTTGCTCGTCGTTGAATATGCTCGGCATGTCCTTCCTCCTCGCGCCTAACAGCAGGCCAATTTCACTCGGACCAGAAGCGCGCCCTGAATGTCAACAGGCCCTAGAGCTCCCGCACGCTGAAGAAGGCGCGGCAGTCGGCGCCGCCCGCCTGGTGGCGCGTCGCGATGTGGTAGTTCATTCCGTAGGCTTGGCGCGGCGACCTGTCGACGTAGGCGCGCGGATCGAAGCCCTTGTAGTGATAGGTTCCCATGAGGTCGTTGTCGGTGCCCAGGACGCCCTTGGCGACCTTGGCCACGGCGCCGTCTATCACGCCCGGCCCGAAGGCGGCGCTGGTGACCTGTCCCGGCGGCACGCCCGGCGGGGTGACCCGCGCCATGGCGGCCTCGACGGCGACATAGGCGGCCAGGTCGACCAGGGCGCCGCCGTCATCGTGTTCCCACATGATCGCGGTCAGGGTGAGTGTCTGCGGCCCGCCGACCCAGACATCCCGCCGCCCCCGTGACGAGCGGTAGCCGGGTGTCACGCCGCCGTAGTGGCGGTTCCGGGCCGGAAGATCGACGCCCTGGGCCTGACCGTCGCGGCCGTAGACGATCGCCTGCAGCTTGATCTCGTTCTTCGGCGCCACGATGCTGTCCTTCTGAATGGCGCCGCACCAGAGACCCTCGTAGCGGACAGCGAAGCGGCGGTTGGCTTCGCGCCGGCGCGCGCGTTCCTGCTCGATTTCCCTGGCATAGCCGGCGAGCCGCCGGTCGCCGGTGATCTCGTAGGCGGTCAGGTAGTCCTGCTCGGCTTCGTCCTCGTAGCCGGCCTCCAGCAAGGCGTTGCCGCGGGCCTCGTAGGCGGTCGCGTCGTCGGGCTGGAGGCGGATCGTTTCGGAAAACTCGTCGATCGCGCGCTCGTAGTCGCCTGCGTTGTAGTAGGCCGAGGCTCGCCAGTAGAAGGCGTCGGCCAGCTCGTCCTGGTAGAGCTCGCCGGAGTTGATGGCGAGCGAGCAGTAGCGCTCGCGCGTCACGAAGTCGTTGCGGTCGTCGGCGCATTCGTCGAGCCAGCTCTCGAGACTCTCGCTGTCCGCCGCCAGGTAGGCGTACTCGCTCGGCATGCAGTTCGCGAGGCCGAAGAGGACGAGGCAGGCGACGGCCGGCAGGCGGAACAGACGCATTTCATCCCCCTCCCAAGAGGTGCCGATCCCGAAGTCTAGCCCGCATTTCTTGCACTATCCAAGGATAGCACTGCCCGAAGGGCACCAAAGAGCCGGGTGTCCGGCGCCCGGTCCGACGAGCCGCCGCGGGACGCCCGATCCTTCGGGTGACAAGCTGTTGTGGAATTTTAACCTTCTTCCTACTATATGTCGCGAGCTTCTGAGAGGGTCCCCATGGCAGCAGACACAGGCGCCCAGCCGGCCGGCGACGTTCGCACCGTGCGTTTCTCCGACGCCCTGGAGGAGCGCTATCTCGCCTATGCCCTGTCGACCATCATGGCGCGCTCCCTGCCGGACGTCCGCGACGGCCTCAAGCCGGTCCACCGGCGGCTGCTCCACGGCATGCGCCTGCTGCGCCTGCAGCCCGACCAGGGCTTCAAGAAGTCGGCCCGCGTGGTCGGCGACGTCATGGGCCAGTACCACCCGCACGGCGACCAGGCGCTCTACGACGCGCTGGTGCGCCTGGCCCAGGACTTCTCCCTGCGCTATCCGCTGGTCGACGGCCAGGGCAACTTCGGCAACATCGACGGCGATAACGCCGCCGCCATGCGCTATACCGAGGCGCGCCTCACCCAGATCGCCACGCTGCTGCTCGACGGCATCGACGAGGACACGGTCGACTTCCGGCCGACCTACGACGGCGGCACCGAGGAGCCGGTCGTCCTGCCGGCGGCCTTCCCGAACCTTCTGGCCAACGGCGCCCAGGGCATCGCGGTCGGCATGGCCTGCGCGATCCCGCCGCACAACCTGGCGGAGCTCTGCGACGCGCTGGGCCACCTGATCAAGTTCCCCAACGCGACGATCGGGAAGCTGGTCGAGTACGTGCCCGGCCCCGACCTGCCGACCGGCGGCGTCCTGGTCGAGGACCGGGCGACAGTGGTCGAGGCCTACAAGGCCGGCCGCGGCGCGTTCCGCGTCCGCGCCAAATGGGACGTCGAGAAGCTCAAGGGCGGCGGCTACGTCATCGTCGTGACCGAGATCCCCTACCAGGTCCAGAAGTCCCGACTGATCGAGAAGATCGCCGAGCTGCTGGCGGCCCGCAAGCTGGCCATGCTGAACGACGTGCGCGACGAGTCGGCGGCCGACGTGCGCCTCGTGCTGGAGCCCAAGAGCCGCAACGTCGACCCGGTCGTCCTGATGGAGTCCCTGTTCCGTCAGACCGACCTGGAGACCCGGGTCAGCCTCAACATGAACGTGCTCGACGCCGAGCACACGCCGCGGGTGATGAACCTGAAGGAGGCGCTCAAGGCCTTCCTCGACCACCGGCACGAGGTGCTGGTCCGGCGCACCGAGCACCGCCTCGAGAAGATCGCACGGCGGCTCGAGATCCTCGACGGCTACCTCATCGTCTACCTCAACATCGACGAGGTCGTGCGCATCGTGCGCGAGGAGGACGACCCGAAGGCGGAGCTCATGGCGACCTTCGACCTGACCGAGGTTCAGGCCGAGGCGATCCTCAACATGCGTCTGCGCGCCCTGCGCAAGCTCGAGGAAGAGGGCATGCGCAAGGAGCACAAGGAGCTCACCGACGAGCAGAAGGACCTCAAGGGGCTGCTCAAGGACGAGGACCGGCGCTGGCAGGTGATCGGCGGCCAGATCAAGGCGATCAAGAACGCCTATGGGCCGGACACCGAGATCGGCCGCCGCCGTACCGAGCTGGGCGAGGCGCCGGCCGACGTCGTGGTGCCGCTAGAGGCCGTGATCGAGCGCGAGCCCGTTACCGTGCTCTGCTCGCAGAAGGGCTGGATCCGTGCCATGAAGGGCCACCAAGAGGACGGCGCCGAGGCGAAGCACAAGGAGGGCGACCGGGGACGCTTCGCGATCCACGCCCAGACCACCGACAAGCTCGTCCTCTTCGCCACCAACGGCCGTTTCTACACCATCGGCGTCGACAAGCTGCCGGGCGGCCGCGGTTTCGGCGAGCCGGTGCGCCTGATGATCGACCTGCCCAACGACCAGGACGTGGTGCAGCTCCTGGTGCACCAGTCGGGGCGCAAGCTGCTGGTGGCCTCGGGCGCCGGGCGGGGCTTCATCGTGCCCGAGGACGAGGTGCTGGCCCAGACTAAGAACGGCAAGCAGGTGCTCAACCTCGGCGACGGCGAGGAGGCGGTTGTCTGCCGGCCGGTCGAGGGCGACAGCGTCGCGGTGGTCGGCGAGAACCGCAAGCTGCTGGTCTTCCCCCTGGAGGAAGTGCCGGAGATGACCCGCGGGCGCGGCGTGATCCTGCAGAAGTACAAGGACGGCGGCCTCGCCGACGCCCGCACCTTCGAGATGGACGAGGGCCTGAGTTGGACCATGGGCGGCGATCGCACGCGCACCGAAACCGACCTGACCGCCTGGATCGGCAAGCGCGCCCAGGCCGGGCGCCTGCCCCCCAGGGGCTTCCCCAAGTCCAACCGCTTCACCTGACAAGCCGGCCGTGGCGGCGCAGACGGTCTATGCCGTGGCCGACCTCCGGGCCTACCTCGCGGGCAACTGGCGCCTGCGGCGCGGGATCACCGATTTCGA containing:
- a CDS encoding tetratricopeptide repeat protein — protein: MRLFRLPAVACLVLFGLANCMPSEYAYLAADSESLESWLDECADDRNDFVTRERYCSLAINSGELYQDELADAFYWRASAYYNAGDYERAIDEFSETIRLQPDDATAYEARGNALLEAGYEDEAEQDYLTAYEITGDRRLAGYAREIEQERARRREANRRFAVRYEGLWCGAIQKDSIVAPKNEIKLQAIVYGRDGQAQGVDLPARNRHYGGVTPGYRSSRGRRDVWVGGPQTLTLTAIMWEHDDGGALVDLAAYVAVEAAMARVTPPGVPPGQVTSAAFGPGVIDGAVAKVAKGVLGTDNDLMGTYHYKGFDPRAYVDRSPRQAYGMNYHIATRHQAGGADCRAFFSVREL
- the parC gene encoding DNA topoisomerase IV subunit A, translated to MAADTGAQPAGDVRTVRFSDALEERYLAYALSTIMARSLPDVRDGLKPVHRRLLHGMRLLRLQPDQGFKKSARVVGDVMGQYHPHGDQALYDALVRLAQDFSLRYPLVDGQGNFGNIDGDNAAAMRYTEARLTQIATLLLDGIDEDTVDFRPTYDGGTEEPVVLPAAFPNLLANGAQGIAVGMACAIPPHNLAELCDALGHLIKFPNATIGKLVEYVPGPDLPTGGVLVEDRATVVEAYKAGRGAFRVRAKWDVEKLKGGGYVIVVTEIPYQVQKSRLIEKIAELLAARKLAMLNDVRDESAADVRLVLEPKSRNVDPVVLMESLFRQTDLETRVSLNMNVLDAEHTPRVMNLKEALKAFLDHRHEVLVRRTEHRLEKIARRLEILDGYLIVYLNIDEVVRIVREEDDPKAELMATFDLTEVQAEAILNMRLRALRKLEEEGMRKEHKELTDEQKDLKGLLKDEDRRWQVIGGQIKAIKNAYGPDTEIGRRRTELGEAPADVVVPLEAVIEREPVTVLCSQKGWIRAMKGHQEDGAEAKHKEGDRGRFAIHAQTTDKLVLFATNGRFYTIGVDKLPGGRGFGEPVRLMIDLPNDQDVVQLLVHQSGRKLLVASGAGRGFIVPEDEVLAQTKNGKQVLNLGDGEEAVVCRPVEGDSVAVVGENRKLLVFPLEEVPEMTRGRGVILQKYKDGGLADARTFEMDEGLSWTMGGDRTRTETDLTAWIGKRAQAGRLPPRGFPKSNRFT